From Salinicoccus roseus, one genomic window encodes:
- a CDS encoding HAMP domain-containing sensor histidine kinase, whose product MNVINSVVTKLWLTIILIVTTVLIILSIILSLYFRNYVLNSTETLLEEEITRAEEIVLTEHDINDLDSMLLQEDNLILYTDGTMISHESSTDEAIYQRILSGEGEGNTFILEDIYDHDYMVKVSNLSDYFESDTALIKYRDLEDINESMRAVTTIIIGSALVLFLITTSFAFFLITRITRPLISLKNAAFSTAKGNYNKLDVKSRDEIGELTLAFNKMNNDIRSNISEITHERNLREQIFTYMNEGVLYFNSDVELIYSNQKGNELYDLIRVHASESDRFDENIREIAEHREAAIERMEMQNRHLQLSYTPVEEGDIVYGVILLVRDVTEEVDAEKLRSEFIANVSHELKTPMVMLSGYSEALLDDIVTEPEEIKEMIGIIKDESDRMNTMVNELITIARMDSRSDFFNIEENDFGQLLDKLGSRFRHEMLENGIDFSIVREEGDLTFEFDFDKVSQVLTNLLDNAIRYTSQGDRITITAGASERNVTIEVADTGTGIRPEHQQRIFERFYKVDESRTRGQHGTGLGLYIVKSIIQRHNGTIDLESTFGEGTSFRITLPKKHTEE is encoded by the coding sequence ATGAATGTCATAAACAGCGTCGTAACAAAACTGTGGTTAACTATCATCCTGATAGTAACGACAGTTTTAATTATATTATCGATCATTTTAAGCCTGTACTTCCGCAACTATGTACTCAATTCGACGGAAACGCTGCTCGAAGAGGAAATCACCCGTGCGGAGGAAATCGTCCTGACGGAGCATGATATCAACGATCTCGATTCCATGCTTCTGCAGGAGGATAATCTGATACTCTACACCGATGGAACGATGATCTCCCACGAGTCCTCCACCGACGAAGCGATATACCAGCGGATCCTCTCGGGCGAGGGCGAAGGGAACACCTTCATCCTTGAAGACATATATGACCATGACTATATGGTCAAAGTGTCGAATTTGAGCGACTACTTCGAGAGCGACACGGCTCTGATCAAATACAGGGACCTTGAAGACATCAATGAATCGATGCGGGCAGTCACCACCATCATCATCGGCAGTGCCCTTGTGCTCTTCCTGATCACCACCTCCTTCGCATTCTTCCTCATCACCAGGATTACGCGGCCGCTGATCAGCCTCAAGAATGCTGCGTTCTCCACAGCGAAGGGCAACTACAATAAGCTGGATGTGAAGAGCCGTGATGAGATAGGGGAACTCACCCTCGCATTCAACAAGATGAATAATGACATCCGCAGCAACATCAGCGAAATCACCCATGAAAGGAACTTGAGGGAGCAGATCTTCACCTATATGAATGAAGGGGTGCTCTATTTCAACAGCGATGTCGAACTGATCTACAGCAACCAGAAGGGCAATGAACTCTATGATCTCATAAGGGTCCATGCTTCGGAATCGGATCGATTTGATGAAAACATCCGGGAGATCGCAGAGCACAGGGAAGCTGCGATCGAACGCATGGAGATGCAGAACCGTCACCTGCAGCTGTCCTATACACCAGTTGAAGAAGGCGATATCGTCTATGGGGTCATCCTGCTGGTGCGGGATGTGACCGAGGAAGTGGATGCGGAGAAACTGCGTTCGGAATTCATTGCGAACGTTTCGCATGAGCTGAAGACCCCGATGGTCATGCTGAGCGGCTACTCCGAAGCACTGCTCGATGACATCGTCACCGAGCCAGAGGAGATAAAGGAAATGATCGGAATCATCAAAGACGAGTCCGACCGGATGAACACCATGGTCAATGAACTGATCACCATCGCCAGGATGGACAGCCGATCAGACTTCTTCAATATCGAAGAAAATGACTTTGGCCAGCTGCTTGATAAGCTCGGCAGCCGGTTCAGACACGAAATGCTGGAGAATGGCATTGATTTTTCCATCGTCAGAGAGGAAGGGGACCTGACCTTCGAATTCGATTTCGACAAAGTGAGCCAGGTGCTTACGAATCTTCTCGACAATGCAATCCGCTACACTTCACAAGGCGATCGCATCACCATCACTGCAGGGGCCTCGGAGCGCAATGTCACCATTGAGGTGGCCGATACGGGCACGGGCATCAGACCGGAGCATCAGCAGCGCATTTTCGAACGCTTCTACAAGGTGGACGAATCCCGGACCCGGGGGCAGCATGGAACTGGTCTCGGCCTGTATATTGTCAAAAGCATCATCCAAAGGCATAATGGAACCATAGATCTCGAAAGCACATTTGGGGAGGGGACTTCCTTCCGTATTACGCTTCCGAAAAAACATACAGAGGAATGA
- a CDS encoding ECF transporter S component produces MKRNRLERLIIISILAALSFILMLIQFPIPFIPPFLTVDFSDIPAFIGFILFGGVAGSLVIIMKIVLYGLLMASEPIGPLANMLAAFSLLLPIYFIHERRRTKKSLIVGFAAGIIVLTLMMAVLNYFVLLPMYGIIIDHSDLIENIRAVVTAGIIPFNLVKGILVCLVAYLVYVKLIPKLRR; encoded by the coding sequence ATGAAGAGAAACCGTTTGGAAAGACTGATCATTATAAGCATTTTGGCGGCACTGTCGTTCATACTGATGCTCATCCAGTTCCCGATTCCTTTTATTCCGCCATTCCTTACCGTCGACTTTTCCGATATCCCGGCATTCATAGGGTTCATCCTGTTCGGCGGGGTAGCGGGGTCACTCGTCATCATCATGAAGATTGTGCTGTACGGTCTCCTGATGGCGAGTGAACCGATCGGGCCGCTGGCCAACATGCTTGCTGCATTTTCATTGCTGCTTCCGATCTATTTCATCCACGAAAGGCGCCGGACGAAGAAGTCCCTGATCGTCGGCTTTGCTGCCGGAATCATCGTACTGACTTTAATGATGGCTGTGCTGAACTACTTCGTCCTGCTGCCGATGTATGGCATCATCATCGATCATTCTGATCTTATAGAGAACATCCGTGCTGTGGTCACTGCGGGCATCATCCCATTCAATCTGGTGAAGGGGATCCTTGTCTGTCTCGTGGCGTATCTCGTCTATGTAAAACTGATCCCGAAGCTCAGAAGGTAG
- a CDS encoding ferredoxin, translating into MDTCIACGACGAAAPDIYDYDDDGIAYVILDDNQGTMAVPEELLEDMEDAFDGCPTDSIKVESQPFDGDALKYE; encoded by the coding sequence ATGGACACATGTATCGCGTGTGGTGCCTGCGGCGCAGCAGCGCCTGATATATATGACTATGACGATGACGGTATAGCATATGTCATACTCGACGACAACCAGGGTACGATGGCCGTCCCTGAAGAACTACTGGAAGACATGGAGGATGCATTCGATGGATGCCCGACCGATTCGATAAAAGTCGAATCGCAGCCATTCGACGGAGATGCCTTAAAATATGAATGA
- a CDS encoding YpdA family putative bacillithiol disulfide reductase: MKHIETIIIGAGPCGLSAAIEMQNRGMEYLVIEKGNIVEAIYNYPTHQTFFSSSEKLSIGDFPFITEQHKPKRNQALVYYREAVKHFDLNINTYEEVSSGRKTGNGFILETSKGRYSCDHLVIATGYYGQPNQLNVPGEHKDKVFHYFKEAHPFFNQDVLVVGGKNSSVDAAIELEKAGSNVTVVYRQGAYSKSVKPWVLPQFDSLVKHDKIDMHFNTEVIDIKDDSVVLEKEGETFEIPNDYVFAMIGYHPDYRLLKSFGVQLNENEYGVAPMHDRETMETNVDGLYIAGVIAAGNDANTIFIENGRFHGGAIAEDILKKK, from the coding sequence ATGAAGCATATAGAAACCATCATCATAGGGGCAGGGCCATGCGGCCTCTCTGCAGCCATCGAAATGCAGAATAGGGGGATGGAATACCTCGTAATCGAAAAGGGCAATATCGTCGAGGCCATCTACAACTATCCGACCCACCAGACATTCTTCTCTTCAAGCGAGAAGCTCTCCATAGGGGACTTCCCATTCATCACAGAACAGCATAAGCCGAAAAGGAACCAGGCACTGGTCTATTACCGTGAGGCAGTGAAGCATTTCGACCTGAACATAAATACTTATGAAGAAGTATCATCAGGCCGCAAGACTGGAAACGGATTCATATTGGAAACATCAAAAGGGCGCTACAGCTGCGACCATCTCGTGATTGCCACAGGCTACTACGGGCAGCCGAACCAGCTGAATGTCCCCGGTGAACACAAGGATAAGGTCTTCCACTACTTCAAGGAGGCGCATCCCTTCTTCAACCAGGATGTGCTTGTGGTCGGTGGAAAGAACTCCAGTGTGGATGCTGCGATTGAACTGGAGAAGGCCGGCAGCAATGTTACGGTCGTCTACCGCCAGGGTGCATATTCCAAGAGTGTGAAGCCATGGGTGCTCCCGCAGTTCGACTCCCTCGTCAAACATGACAAGATAGATATGCACTTCAATACTGAAGTCATCGACATCAAAGATGACAGTGTCGTGCTTGAGAAGGAAGGGGAGACGTTCGAGATACCAAACGATTATGTATTTGCCATGATCGGCTATCATCCCGACTATCGTCTGCTGAAGTCGTTCGGAGTACAGCTGAATGAGAACGAATATGGCGTCGCCCCGATGCACGACCGGGAAACGATGGAAACCAACGTGGACGGCCTGTATATTGCAGGTGTGATTGCCGCGGGCAATGATGCCAATACCATATTCATTGAGAATGGCCGGTTCCATGGAGGAGCCATAGCCGAAGATATCTTGAAGAAGAAATGA
- a CDS encoding LysM peptidoglycan-binding domain-containing protein has product MKDDFYKDIEHKRASQSKKEKSGKDHPSSGEESRKLSRAERHRPKEKDGQKLAAGDRFKAWSGKFSKRLNKEDLEKGKTIFAGKLSSYNKRVKDEIKVSKEKLSELRPRKDQPAESEEGGRDRRLVPAIIAGVLILPVTIILGVLIISNFWPAGDGTGGVADNASEETEEAPSGATDQELEEQKAEMERELAESREEAGQEDLGTGAVEIELSPDEEAELEEAAASAIEEKQSGETSDSSTSIVEEPETLQEEETEEAPEESGQESSEASGEPEEETPSGTVHIVRAEDNLYRIAIRYYGSGSSENIRKIQDANNGVDADSLTVGQELVIPE; this is encoded by the coding sequence ATGAAAGATGATTTTTACAAGGATATAGAACATAAGCGCGCTTCCCAGTCCAAGAAGGAGAAGAGCGGCAAGGATCATCCATCATCCGGGGAGGAATCCCGCAAGCTGAGCCGTGCAGAGCGCCACAGGCCAAAGGAGAAGGATGGTCAGAAGTTGGCCGCCGGCGACCGCTTCAAAGCTTGGAGCGGAAAGTTCTCGAAGCGTCTCAACAAGGAAGACCTTGAAAAGGGAAAGACAATCTTCGCCGGCAAACTTTCCTCCTACAACAAAAGGGTCAAGGATGAAATCAAAGTATCGAAGGAAAAACTCTCCGAACTCAGACCCCGGAAAGATCAGCCTGCTGAAAGTGAAGAGGGCGGCAGGGACAGGCGTCTCGTGCCCGCCATCATCGCAGGTGTACTCATCCTGCCTGTTACAATCATATTGGGCGTCCTCATCATAAGCAATTTCTGGCCTGCAGGCGATGGTACCGGGGGCGTGGCCGACAATGCCTCCGAAGAAACCGAAGAAGCACCTTCCGGAGCAACCGATCAGGAACTCGAAGAGCAGAAGGCCGAGATGGAGCGTGAACTGGCTGAATCCAGGGAGGAGGCTGGACAGGAGGACCTTGGCACCGGTGCCGTGGAAATTGAATTGAGTCCGGATGAAGAGGCTGAGCTTGAAGAGGCGGCCGCCTCAGCCATAGAGGAAAAGCAGTCGGGGGAAACTTCCGACTCCAGTACAAGCATCGTAGAGGAGCCTGAAACCCTCCAGGAGGAAGAAACTGAAGAAGCACCGGAGGAGTCCGGTCAGGAGTCCTCTGAAGCATCCGGGGAACCGGAGGAGGAGACACCTTCAGGCACGGTCCATATCGTGAGGGCCGAGGACAACCTGTACCGTATCGCAATCAGGTATTATGGCAGCGGCAGCTCAGAGAACATCAGAAAGATCCAGGATGCCAACAATGGTGTAGATGCCGATTCACTGACAGTCGGACAGGAACTGGTGATACCAGAATAG
- the ccsB gene encoding c-type cytochrome biogenesis protein CcsB — translation MASQLVAISSTLLYAAFILYLVAMLPLATSIKSRSDKPAKIAISMVVVGFILQLSYFILRWIAQGHAPVSNMYEFITMFAIMIIAGYLITYFYFKTKLFGLFALPISMLLMAYGSMFSREVEPLIPALQSNWLAIHVITVTLAYGILSMSAVAGLIYLLKAVPADEKSWRARFLEAVMAGIVTVLVFIVTTILMQNVIGYQDDFLYQDKQGETQVAEYHLPSLVNFENAVPVEHAGDNNYEEADHFHSGVNLPPIIDSQKLNTVIWSVVLGLITYAIIRLILRKRIIAVLKPWSNKADLGLMDEIGYRSVIIGFPIFALGGIFFAAIWAQIAWSRFWGWDPKETWAFITFMFYTVFLHLRLNRGYEGEKSAWLAIIGFLLILFNLIAINLLVAGLHSYA, via the coding sequence ATGGCATCTCAACTTGTAGCAATAAGCAGTACGCTGCTCTATGCAGCTTTCATATTATATCTAGTGGCGATGCTTCCGCTGGCGACGAGCATCAAATCAAGGTCGGACAAGCCTGCCAAAATCGCCATCTCTATGGTGGTCGTCGGGTTCATCCTGCAGCTGTCATATTTCATACTGAGATGGATTGCCCAGGGCCATGCCCCTGTATCGAACATGTATGAATTCATCACCATGTTCGCCATCATGATCATCGCAGGCTACCTGATCACATACTTCTATTTCAAGACCAAATTGTTCGGCCTGTTCGCACTTCCCATATCCATGCTCCTCATGGCCTATGGCAGCATGTTCTCAAGGGAAGTGGAACCGCTCATCCCGGCCCTCCAGAGCAACTGGCTCGCCATCCACGTCATTACAGTGACCCTGGCTTATGGTATACTGTCGATGAGTGCCGTCGCCGGCCTGATCTATCTTCTGAAGGCTGTTCCGGCGGATGAAAAATCCTGGCGCGCACGCTTTTTGGAAGCGGTCATGGCGGGTATAGTAACAGTGCTCGTCTTCATTGTGACGACAATACTCATGCAGAATGTGATCGGATACCAGGACGACTTCCTCTATCAGGATAAGCAGGGGGAGACGCAGGTCGCCGAATATCATCTGCCGAGCCTGGTCAATTTTGAAAATGCCGTGCCCGTGGAACATGCCGGTGACAATAACTATGAAGAGGCGGACCACTTCCACAGTGGAGTGAACCTTCCTCCCATCATCGACTCACAGAAGCTCAACACCGTCATCTGGTCCGTAGTGCTCGGTCTCATCACATATGCAATCATCCGCCTCATCCTGAGGAAGAGGATCATCGCTGTGCTGAAGCCGTGGTCCAACAAGGCTGATCTCGGCCTGATGGATGAAATCGGCTATCGGTCGGTCATCATCGGCTTTCCCATTTTTGCACTTGGCGGCATATTCTTCGCGGCCATCTGGGCACAGATCGCCTGGAGCCGTTTCTGGGGCTGGGATCCGAAGGAAACATGGGCATTCATTACGTTCATGTTCTACACGGTCTTCCTCCACCTCAGGCTCAACAGGGGATATGAAGGTGAAAAGTCTGCATGGCTTGCCATCATCGGCTTCCTGCTCATCCTTTTCAACCTGATTGCCATAAATCTGCTCGTTGCAGGGCTGCATTCCTACGCATAA
- a CDS encoding response regulator transcription factor: MSERILIVDDEERIRKLLNMYLAREGYEITEADNGEDALELALEQNFHCILLDLMMPKMDGIEVAKRLRTQKSTPVIMLTAKGEENNRVEGFEVGADDYIVKPFSPREVVLRVKAILRRSSETSFIEADSSTKDVIVYDHLVIDNDAHRVLADDVKVNLTPKEYELLLFLARSPDKVFDREELLREVWHYDFYGDLRTVDTHVKRLREKLNKVSPEASNMINTVWGIGYKFEVNE; the protein is encoded by the coding sequence ATGTCTGAAAGAATTCTCATAGTAGATGATGAAGAACGCATCAGAAAACTGCTGAACATGTACCTCGCACGTGAAGGGTATGAAATCACTGAAGCTGATAATGGGGAGGATGCTCTGGAGCTCGCTCTGGAGCAGAATTTCCACTGCATACTTCTTGACCTCATGATGCCTAAGATGGACGGTATCGAAGTCGCCAAGCGTCTGAGGACCCAAAAATCGACACCAGTCATCATGCTGACGGCCAAAGGCGAGGAGAACAACCGTGTGGAAGGTTTTGAGGTCGGTGCAGACGACTACATCGTCAAGCCCTTCTCCCCAAGGGAGGTTGTGCTGCGCGTCAAGGCGATACTCCGCCGTTCATCGGAAACATCCTTCATAGAGGCGGATTCATCAACCAAGGATGTCATCGTGTACGATCATCTGGTGATCGACAATGATGCCCACAGGGTGCTCGCCGATGACGTCAAAGTGAATCTGACACCGAAGGAATATGAGCTGCTGCTGTTCCTGGCACGGAGCCCGGACAAGGTGTTCGACCGTGAGGAACTGCTCAGGGAAGTTTGGCATTACGACTTCTACGGCGATCTGAGGACCGTCGACACCCATGTGAAGCGCCTCAGGGAGAAACTCAATAAAGTTTCGCCGGAGGCGAGCAATATGATCAACACCGTATGGGGCATCGGCTACAAGTTCGAGGTCAACGAATAA